In Planctomycetota bacterium, the sequence TCTCGGCCAGCTCGATCGACGGCTCTGGCGCGCCATCCTCGAAAGCGCGAACTTCAATGCCCGCCGCGGCGAGCGGCCGGCGCACGGCGTCGAGCGCGCCGGTCTTGGCCAGCACTCGATCGGTCAACACCGCCACGCGGCGCAGACCGAGATCGGCGACGAGCTTGCCGATCTGCTGTACGGCATCGGCGCCGAATACCAAACTGCCGGCCGAATGAAAGTTCCAGGTCGTGCGCATGGTTCAAGTTCCTTTAGCCCCCGGTCAATGACCGGGGGCCATGTGCGTTACTACGACGATCAGTTTCGCGTCAGTAAGATTCGCTAACTCAAATCTCGATACTCACGCCGCGCAAAAACCACGGCCGCGATCAACAACGGCACGACGGTCCACGTCAGCAACGCCCACTGGGCGCTGGCCACATCGATCGATTCGAACAAATCGCGGCGCAGCCCCTCGGGCATGCCGACGCTGTGCATCCAACTGCGGGCATAATAGTTGATTGCCAACCGCTTCACGATCCCCGGCGCGTTGCCGAGCATGGTCTCGAAGAACACGGTGTAAATCAGGGCCGCGATCGTCGCGTGCCGGAACAGCACGGAAAACATCAGGAACAACGCCCCATACGCCGCCGCAAGGGCCAACAACGGCCCCAGGTAGAGCGGAAACGCCACCCGCCCCACGTCCCCCGCCAGGCGGCACGCCAGGGCAAAGCTCACCGCGATCAGCCCCAACGTCAGCGGCAACGTCGCCACCCATTTCGCCGCCAGAATCGCCGGACGTGAAATCGGCCGGATCAGGATGAACAACAGCGTGCGATCTTCCCGATCGCCGCCGATGCTCGTGGCGCTGAACGCCACCACGCACAGGGGCAGCACGACCGAAGCAAAGCCAAAGAAGATCAGCCGGCCGCTGAAGTAGTTGAACGCCCAGCCCAGGTCGATGGTCCGCCCCAGCTCATAGCGCCACACAGTCACGCCAAACACCACCAAAGGGAACCAGACCATCAGCGTGCTGCGCGACCACAACAGCCGGCGAAACGACAACCACAACAGCATCAGCCAGGCCCGCAGGTGCATCATGGCGCGCGGCGCTCCAAATAGCCGAACACCGCGGCCGTGTTGGCGTCGAGCGTCTCGACCCGGCTCACGCGCCAGCGCTCGTCGCCCAGCAGCCCGCCCAGCGAAGCAAAGAACGGGGCAGGATTGCTCACGCTGACATCGATCCCGCCGTCGCGCAGGGCCACGGTCACCACCTCGACCAGGTTCACAAGCCGGGCCGCCAGCGAGCGCGGCTCGGCCGTATCGATCGCCACCAGCAGCGGCTCGCGACTGAGGTGTTGTCGAATCTCGGTTACGTCCCCCAGGGCCATCAGCCGCCCGCGGCTGACGAACATGATCTGGTCGGCCACCGCGTCGACCTCGTCGAGCAGGTGGGTCGAGACGACAATCGTCTTGCCCTGCGCCGCCTGGCGTCGCAGGAGTTGGTTCATGTGATGCCGGCCGCCGGGATCGATGCCGGTCAACGGCTCGTCGAGCAACAGCAACGGAGGATCGTGGACCAACGCCTGGGCCAGCTTCACGCGCTGGCGCATGCCGTGACTGCAGGCGGCCAGCTTGCGCCGCGAGAGTTTCGTCATTTCGACTTCTTCGAGCGCGCGGTCGGTGCGCTGGCGCGATTCGCGGCGCGAATAGCCATAGAGCGACGTCATCGCCAGCACAAACTCGCCGACAGTCATCTCCTCGTAGAAGCTGTTGACGTCGGGGCAATAGCCGAACAACCGCTTGGCCCGCGTGCTCCAGGCCGAGACACCGTCGAGCGTGACGCTTCCCAGGCGAGGGCGAATCTGGCCGCTGGCCAGCTTGATCAGGGTGCTCTTGCCGGCGCCGTTGGAACCCAACAAACCGGTGATGCCCGGCCCGAGCGCGCAACTGACGTTGTTGACCCCCAGCACGGGTCCGTAGTACTTGGTCACTTTGTCGAAAACGAGTTGCATCGGCGGCTATGACTTACGCTACTCGCCCCAGGGAATCTATTTCACAACGTCGACGGCCCGGACGCGATAAACCAAGGCCGCTAGCGCCACGGTGCCAATGAAGAACAACACCGCGGCCGCCTGGGGCACGAGGGTCAGCTCCTCGGCATCGACATGCGCGCCAAAGAAGAGCGAGCTGACCCGGTGAATGTCGAACCAGGGGTCGAGCAGCTTCCAGGCTTCGTCCCCGGCCTTGTCGGCCAGCACGGTGGCCATCTGGTTCAACAACAGGAACATGCTGCACCAGGCGATAACGATCGGCCCGGCCCGTTCGAGCCAGGCCGAGATCGCGGCGAGCAGGGTGCTGAGCACGGCGCTGAGCATCAGCCCGTAGGCCAGGATGCCCCCCAGCACGTGCCAGTTCGCCTGCCAATACTCGAACGAGCTGGTGAGCATGCCGTACTCGATGAACAGGAACAACGTCGGCACGACAGTGGTCAACGCGACCAACGCGCTGATCGCCAGCAGCTTGCCGGCAATGTAATGGCGGCGTTCGATCTTGCGCGACAGATAGAACGGCATGACCTGTTGGCGGAAGTCGGCCCCCACCAGCAAACTGCCCGAGAAGGCCAGCAGCAACATCACCACCACGCTCTGCTGATCCATGAATCGGGTATAGCCGGTTTCCTGGCCGCTGCGCACTTCGCCCGAAAAGCCGGCCCGCTCGGCAATGATCTCGCTGAACTGGGTGGGCAGCTTTAACTGGGCAATCAAGTAAACGATGAACGCCGCCTTGAGCAGATTGGTAACCGCCAGCGCCAGCAAGACCCAATAGGCCTTGCGGCGAATCACCTGCAAGAGCGTCACACGAACCAGCGCGCCGACCGCCCGCCAGGGAGATCCCAGCCGGCCGTCCCAGGCATGATAATGAGCGCGATCAAGGAGCATCAGTCGTACCGTCAGCAGGGTGCATCGCCAGCGGCGCTCGCCCCACGAGCGGCCAGCAGCCGGCACAGCCTATCGCGCCCGCGCGCGTGCTGGCAAGCTGGCTCGTTCGGAAAGAGAGAATTGAACCACGGAGACACAGAGGGCACAGAGAAAGAAGAGGGAGGGGACTAACCACAACGACACGACGTGAGGAGGGAAGGAATTTGAACCGCAAAGACGCAAAGGACGCTAAGCAGAAAGAGGGAAGAGACGTTCGACCACGACGACACGACGGGCACGACGTCGGAAAGATTAAGAATGCGAAGGGTTCGAGGACTTTTCTCTGTTTCTCTTCTTACGTCGTGTTCGTCGTGTCGTCGTGGTCGACTTCTTTTCGTCCGGCATTCTGTCTTCTTTGCGATCTTTGCGTCTTTGCGGTTCATATTCCTTGCCGGGTCACAGCGCGTCGTCGTGGTTGGAAAGTCCGTTTTCCCCGTGCTACGATGTCGGACGTTTGCCTGGCTTTGCCACTTGCCCGCCCCATACACCTGCCGCAAGGAATCTCGCATGTCGCGCGCGCCGCTGCTCGCTAGTCTGTTGCTTACCGGTCTGTTGCTCGCCATGGCCCCAACGCTATACGCGGCCGAGCCGTTGAACACCGGGCGGGGCGACGCGATGCTGGCCCGCTACTTCGAGCGCGAGACCGACAAGCTGGCCGCCGCTTGCCTGGCCGACATTCACACGGCCGACGACTGGCAAACTCGCCGCGCGATCTATCGCCAGGAACTGTTCGAGATGCTGGGCATGGACCCCATGCCCGAGCGTACGCCCCTGAACGCCCAAATCACCGGCAAGCTCGAACATCCCGAGTTCACCGTCGAGAAGGTCTACTTTCAATCGCGCCCAGGCTTGTATGTGACCGGCAACTTGTACGTGCCGCGCAATCTCAAGGGGCCCGCGCCGACGGTGCTGTACGTCTGTGGCCACTCGCGGGTCGTCAAGAACAACATCTCCTACGGCGGCAAGGCCAACTACCAGCACCACGGCATCTGGTTGGCCCGCAATGGATTTGTCTGCCTGATGATCGACACGTTGCAGTTAGGCGAGATCGAAGGGCTGCACCACGGGACGCACCACTTGAATCTGTGGTGGTGGTTGCCGCGGGGCTATACGCCCGCCGGGGTCGAAGCCTGGAACTGCATCCGCGCGCTCGACTACCTGGAAACGCGCCCCGAGGTCGACAAGTCGCGTCTCGGCGTCACCGGCCGCAGCGGCGGCGGCGCCTACAGTTGGTGGATCGCCGCGCTCGATGACCGCATTTCCGCCGCGGTGCCGGTGGCGGGCATTGTCGATCTGCACCATCACGTCGTCGAAGGCGTCGTCGAAGGGCACTGCGATTGCATGTTCATGTTGAACACCTACCGCTGGGACTATGGCCAGGTCGCCTCGCTGGTCGCCCCGCGAGCGCTGTTGCTCACCAACACCGATAAGGATCCGATCTTTCCGCTCGAAGGGGTCGAGCGCGTTCACCAGCAGGTGCGCGGCATTTATCGGCTGCTCGGCGCGAACGACAAGTTCGGCCTGCAGATCAGCGAAGGGCCGCACAAGGACATTCCCGAGCTGCAAGTGGCCGCGTTCCGCTGGCTGAATCGCTTTGTCAAACAGGACGACACGCCGATCGAGCACGCAGCCGTCAAGCTGTTCGAGCCTGAACAGCTCAAGGTCTTTGACAAGCTGCCGACCGACGAACGGAACACGACCATTCACGAAACCTTCGTCGCCCAGGAAACGCCCCGCGTGCCGAACAGCCTGAACGATTGGCAGCAAGAGCGCGACCGCTGGATGCAGCTATTGCGCGAGAAAGTCTTTCGCGGCTGGCCCGACGACGCCGGCTCGGTCCACGTGCGGCCGATCTTCGAGGCCGAGCGCGACCAGTTGCACTTCTCGGCCTATGACTACAACAGTCAAGAGACCGTGCCACTGCGGTTGTACCTCCTGCGCCCGGCCGGCGACGAGCGCTCGGCGTACGTGGCCGTGAACGTGCTGGACGATCAGGGGTGGAGCGACTTCCTGGCCACGCTGCGGGGCGGGTTCGCGCAGCTTTTAACCGAGGAAGCCGGCGACCGCGCCGACGCCAGTGGCTATCAGACCCTGCAAAAGATCATACTGGCCAACAAGATCGCCGTGGCCTTCGTCGCGCCGCGCGGCGTGGGGCCGACGGCTTTTGACCCGACGCCCAAGAAGCAGATTCAGAATCGCCGCCGGTATTACCTGCTGGGCCAGACGCTTGACGGGATGCAAGTCTGGGACGTGCGCCGCGCGGTCCAGGCGCTGCGCACATTGCCCGAGTTGCGAGGCGTGCCGATGCAATTGGACGGCGCGCGGCAAGCGGCGGGCTTGGCGCTATACGCATCGCTGTTCGAGCCGGACATTCAGCAGTTGAACCTGCAGCAGATGTCCTCGACCCACCGCGAGGGGCCGTACTTCTTGAATGTGATGCGCTGGTTCGACGTGCCGCACGCCACGTTGATGGCCGCCGAGCGGTCCCGCGTGGTGCTGAATCAACCAGCCGACGAGAACTGGCAATACGCCCAGGATACGATTGCGAAGCTTGGGTCGAACACGTTCCGGCTGGAGTTCAAAGCGCAGACCGCGGCGGGAAAATAATCTCGATCCCTTTCGCATGCGCAGGGAAAATCAAGTGCGGGGCAACCACACACAGGTTGCCTGACGCTATTGTTGCGTCCGGTTGACAAAAACCACTCGATGTAGACAATATGTCACTATGGAAACCACCGGCCCGATGCTCAGAGTCAAGCGGCAAAGACTTGGCCTTTCGCAAGCAAAACTTGCGGAATTGTGTGGTATCTCACAGCATCTGCTCTCGGCCTACGAGCTTGAGAAAGCAGCAATTGAAGAGGGTGTTTTGGATGTGATTTCCGCGGCATTGTCCGATGATTCGAGAGTCAGTGAGCTTGCTCAACGGGCCAAGCGTTACCGTGAGCACACCTACGCGAAGGTAAGGCACGTCCCTTCACGGGTTGCGAAAGCCACAAGAACGCTGGGAAATGAAGAATATGTTGCGCTGCTGAGCGAGATTGCCAGGAAGCATGGGGAAACGAAATCCGAAAACCTGAATGCCCTAAGCCTTTTTTCGGGATGCGGGGGTTTTAGTCTCGGATTCTCCGCTGGTGGTTTTGCCATCAAGGGCTTTCTTGAAATTGAGGCGGGGCTCCGGGCAACCTACAAGGAGAATTTCGGCGCGTGCGCGCAGCTCGGCGGAGACATCACGAAGGTAAGTGATGAACAACTCGCGGCACTCCCTGCTCGCATCGGGCCAATCGACGCAATCATCGGAGGGCCTCCCTGCCAAGGCTTTAGTCTCTCGGGAAAACGAGATGTGGACGACCCTCGCAATACATTGTTTCGACACTATCTTCGGTTCGTTGACATTTTCCAGCCAAAGTTCGCGGTTCTTGAGAACGTGCGGCTATTAACATCGATGAAGAGCCCGAGTGGGGCGCTCGTGAAGGACAATATTGCGGCGGAGTTTGGCCGTCACGGCTATGCCGTCAAATGCTTTGAGGTAAACGCGAAGAACTATGGCGTGCCTCAACACAGAGAGCGGGCGTTATTCATCGCGATTCGTTCGGATTTGAAAATTACGCCCTCTTTGCCGGAGCTGACACACTCCAACGAAGCAGCGGACATGTTCTCGAAGTTTGCGCCGCTACGGACATTCGGCGACGCATGTTCCGATCTCCCCTATCTGGAATCAGGAGAGAGTTCGGATTTTCCACATCATGCGGCGGTGAATCACCCGCAACATGTTATCGAATGGCTTTGGGACGTCCCGCAGGGGCAAAGCGCTCACGACAACGAAACCCCCGAGAAGCGTCCACCCTCCGGCTATAACACGACCTACAAGCGGCAGGTGTGGGACGAGCCTGCCTCAACCGTGCAAACGACCTTCGGAATGATCTCGGGGTGCAGAAACGTGCATCCCATCGCAACACGCTCGTTGACCGTTCGCGAGGCGGCACGGATTCAAGCGTTCCCTGATTCATATCATTTCGTCGGGAACATCGGAGACATTCGTACCGGCATAGGCAACGCCGTACCGCCGCTAATGGCCTACAGGATTGCGGAGTACGCCTGCGAGGTGATCAAATCTTGTAAAAGTACCCGGCCTCAAGGTTGAATTGAAGTTGCTCGGGATGCTGAGCCTGTCCACCACGTTGCATCTGGATGACGCCGAACCTCGGCGCGAGGTGCGTTACCCCTTCGGGGTCTTTGTAGCTTCCTTTGCGAACGGAATAGGGGCGAGTGGCGTAGCCCTGATACGATCGGCTCAATACGATCAGTTCATCGATCGAGTAGATGGCAACTTCGACGTTCGTTGGCGATGCCGCCTTCTTGGTCTTGTGAAGCAAATACTCCGGCACAAAGGGATCGTCAATATACGCCTTTTGAAACAGTAAGCGGGAAATGTCGTCTTGATGATCGGTGAATAGTCTTTCCCATTCGGCCCGCCCTTGAGCGTCGATCTCTTCCCAGAAGAAACGCCGAGGGTCAATCTCGCGGCCTTTCATGGCGTTCGGATCATCCCGCGGGCGAAAGCCGGAATCTCCGCAAAATTGCCGGAGCGCGTTGACCGCGCATCCCGAAACCGGCAAGCCATGCGCATTCAGCAGGTGTGAAAATCCGTGGGCCGTCGTGAAATACAACTGGGCGTTCGTCGGTGTATCGTTGTTGCATTGCTTGGCGGATACGCCGACGGTGCAGTTGCGTCCGTCATCGCAGACGATGGTGACGACGAGATCACTCTTGCAGCGAGAGACATTCACCCCATTGACTGAAAGCCATTGCCTTCCAGCCTCGGACGTAGCCAGCGAACCGGTCGAGATGGCTGTCGCCGACGTGATGCTCTTTGCACCGAGATGCGAGCCGATGTAATGCAGGAGAAGCAGCCCCGGCTCGCCGTTGAGAACATGTCCTTGGCCGTGGCTTTGAACAACGACCGGGTACGCCAGTGCGTTGATCACTCGCGTGATGTGATCTTCAAATTCGTGCCCCGCATGTCGGCCGATCGTTCCAGCTTGAATTTGGAGCGCATGTGCTTCATTCAGCGGCTTCAAAGCCATCGTAGACCTCGGTGAGTTTCGACACCGAAGTCTCCAGCCCTTTGACAAGCCGTATCAGATTGAGCAGGGAAGGATTTCGTTTCCCTCGTTCCAACATACTGATATAGGTGCGATCAAACCCGCATCGCTCGGCCAATTCTTCCTGCGATAACTTCAGTCTTTCGCGTCGAGCGCGGATCGCACTTCCAAGAGGAATCAGGGACTTTGGCATACGCATGATTGGATTTTCATGCTGACAAAACGTCTACGGACAATCCGTCACATGCCTGCGCCAAACCACTGTTTCGCATTCGCGGAACGCGGCGAAGCCGATGGCGTCAATCAGTTGATCTTCGCGTGGCTGCCGGTGAGGCCGTGCTTTTGGATCTCGTCGCGTAGCTCGTGTCCCAGGATGCTGTGAATCTGGCCGTAGGTGAAGTAGATCACCAGCCCGATCCCCAGCCAGACGAACAGTCGAATCCAGGTGTCCACCGGCAGGAACAGCATCATCGTCACGTTGACGACGATGCCCAGCGGCGCGACCAGCCACAACAGCGGCGTGCGGAACGGCCGGTGGGCGTCGGGGCGCTTGATCCGCAGGATCAGCACCGAGGCGCAGACCACCACAAAGGCGAACAGCGTGCCGATATTGACCATCTCTTCCAGCTTGTGAATCGGCGTGAAGGCCGCCACCACACAGATGATCGCGCCGGTCCACATCGTAGAAATATGCGGCGTCTTGAACTTGGGATGGACCGCGCCAAAGATCGACGGCGGCAGCAAGTGATCGCGCGCCATGGCCAGAAACACCCGCGACTGGCTGAGAAAAGTGATCAACAGCACACTGGTCATGCCGGCCAGCGCGCCGGTCGAAATCAGGGCCGACGAATAGTGCAGCGCCGGGCTGTCGTGCAGCTTGGCTTGCCGTATGAAGGCATCGGCCACGGCGGTTTCGTCGTTGATATCCGGGTGCGGCACCATGCCGGTGATGATCGCGCAGACCAGCAAGTAGAGCACGGTGCAAATCGCCAGCGAAGCGATGATGCCGATCGGCACGTCGCGCTGCGGCTTGATCGCTTCCTCGGCATGAGTCGAAATCGAGTCAAAGCCGATGAAGGCGAAGAAGACGATGGCCGCCCCCATCATCACGCCCGACAGTCCGAATGGCATGAAGTTCGAGCGGAACGAGTCGTCAACGCCGGTCAGCAGCTTGTCCAAACCCAAGAAGCCGAGGATGCCCCACTTGTCGGTCAAGGTCTCGGGGGCTCGTTCATGGACCTGGCCCAACAGCGCGTCGACGATCTTCTTGTCAGCTTCGTTCTGGGCCAGTTGGGGCGTCCAGCGGGCCTTGTTGCGCTCGATCTCCGCCGCGGCCTGCTCGTCGGTCAGCTTGCCTGCTGCCTGCAAGCGTTTGACTTCTTGCGGGATATGTTCCAGACGATAGGCCGCCGAGACCATTTTCCCCACGGCCGCCACGCGTTGCTCTTGCTCGCGCTGGGACAGGCCCTCTTTCGAGACTTCTTCTTTCACCAGACCGGGGACCACGTGCGATTCGACCGGCGTGCGGCGCTCGGTCATCGAGACGCCCGTCCAGTTGTTCGGGTTGACGTAGAACGCCCCCAGGCCGACCACGAACAGCACGACGCCCAACTTGATGCAGGTGAGAATGGCGTTGGCCATGGCGCTTTCGCGAATGCCAATCACCAGGATGGCCGTCACCACGAGCATGATGCATACGGCCGGCACGTTCATGGCAAAGCCGCCGCCGGTGTACGTAAAGGGATCGGTCATCCATTGTTTGGGGATCTCGACGCCAAACACATTCAGGAACGAGTTGAAATACTTGGCCCAGGCCGAGGCCACGGTGGCGCAGCTCATGGCGTATTCGAGCACCAGATCCCAACCGATGATCCAGGCCAGCAATTCGCCGAGCGTGGCATAGGCATAGGTGTAGGCGCTGCCGGCCACGGGGGCGAGCGACGCGAACTCGGCGTAGCAGAACGCCGCCAGCGCGCAGCCCAGCCCGGCCACGCAGTACGAAACCATGATCGCGGGGCCAGCGTCTTGCGCCGCGGCGCGGCCGGTCATGACGAAGATGCCCGAGCCGATGATCGCCCCCACGCCAAGCATGGTCAGCGAGATGGGGCCCAAGATGCGACGCAGCCGATTCTCGCCCGACATCTCGGCCAGCAAGGTATCGAGCGACTTCCGTGCCCACATTTGTTTCCAGCGCATCGCAGACTCCACGACGGTGACGGTCGGTTTGCCCAGGGACGGGGACATTCTTCACGCAATCGCCCCCGTAACGCAATCCCCGCTGGGCGATAAATATGCCCGCTGATGGCGGTCACCCCACCTTGGCGCGGCTAGTCGGCCGCACGATTCGGCCTTATATTCACGCTCGTTCGCGCTGTGGCGCGCACGCCGTGGATGAGCAATTGCCCCTTGCGAGTTGAGACTTGCCGTGTCGAGCATCAGTGATGAATTGTTGGCGATCCTGATCTGTCCCGAGACGCGCACGCCGCTGCGCCGCGCCGACGCGAATACCGTCGCCCGCGTGAACATGGCGATCACCGCCGGCCGGTTGCAGAACCGCGGCGGCGACACGCTGGACCGGACGATCGAAGGGGGGCTGCTGGCCAAGGGGGACCAGGTGCTCTACCCGATCGTCGATGGCATTCCCAAGCTGTTGGCCGATGAGTCGATTCGGCTCGATCAACCGGCGCTGGCCTCGCCGAGCTAGAGACGTCCTAGTTCCTGTCCGCATTTCAGGAGTCGCGCCGTGGCAGCCAAGACGATTTTCCAGCGGATCAT encodes:
- the dcm gene encoding DNA (cytosine-5-)-methyltransferase, whose amino-acid sequence is MLRVKRQRLGLSQAKLAELCGISQHLLSAYELEKAAIEEGVLDVISAALSDDSRVSELAQRAKRYREHTYAKVRHVPSRVAKATRTLGNEEYVALLSEIARKHGETKSENLNALSLFSGCGGFSLGFSAGGFAIKGFLEIEAGLRATYKENFGACAQLGGDITKVSDEQLAALPARIGPIDAIIGGPPCQGFSLSGKRDVDDPRNTLFRHYLRFVDIFQPKFAVLENVRLLTSMKSPSGALVKDNIAAEFGRHGYAVKCFEVNAKNYGVPQHRERALFIAIRSDLKITPSLPELTHSNEAADMFSKFAPLRTFGDACSDLPYLESGESSDFPHHAAVNHPQHVIEWLWDVPQGQSAHDNETPEKRPPSGYNTTYKRQVWDEPASTVQTTFGMISGCRNVHPIATRSLTVREAARIQAFPDSYHFVGNIGDIRTGIGNAVPPLMAYRIAEYACEVIKSCKSTRPQG
- a CDS encoding amino acid permease, with protein sequence MRWKQMWARKSLDTLLAEMSGENRLRRILGPISLTMLGVGAIIGSGIFVMTGRAAAQDAGPAIMVSYCVAGLGCALAAFCYAEFASLAPVAGSAYTYAYATLGELLAWIIGWDLVLEYAMSCATVASAWAKYFNSFLNVFGVEIPKQWMTDPFTYTGGGFAMNVPAVCIMLVVTAILVIGIRESAMANAILTCIKLGVVLFVVGLGAFYVNPNNWTGVSMTERRTPVESHVVPGLVKEEVSKEGLSQREQEQRVAAVGKMVSAAYRLEHIPQEVKRLQAAGKLTDEQAAAEIERNKARWTPQLAQNEADKKIVDALLGQVHERAPETLTDKWGILGFLGLDKLLTGVDDSFRSNFMPFGLSGVMMGAAIVFFAFIGFDSISTHAEEAIKPQRDVPIGIIASLAICTVLYLLVCAIITGMVPHPDINDETAVADAFIRQAKLHDSPALHYSSALISTGALAGMTSVLLITFLSQSRVFLAMARDHLLPPSIFGAVHPKFKTPHISTMWTGAIICVVAAFTPIHKLEEMVNIGTLFAFVVVCASVLILRIKRPDAHRPFRTPLLWLVAPLGIVVNVTMMLFLPVDTWIRLFVWLGIGLVIYFTYGQIHSILGHELRDEIQKHGLTGSHAKIN
- a CDS encoding acetylxylan esterase codes for the protein MSRAPLLASLLLTGLLLAMAPTLYAAEPLNTGRGDAMLARYFERETDKLAAACLADIHTADDWQTRRAIYRQELFEMLGMDPMPERTPLNAQITGKLEHPEFTVEKVYFQSRPGLYVTGNLYVPRNLKGPAPTVLYVCGHSRVVKNNISYGGKANYQHHGIWLARNGFVCLMIDTLQLGEIEGLHHGTHHLNLWWWLPRGYTPAGVEAWNCIRALDYLETRPEVDKSRLGVTGRSGGGAYSWWIAALDDRISAAVPVAGIVDLHHHVVEGVVEGHCDCMFMLNTYRWDYGQVASLVAPRALLLTNTDKDPIFPLEGVERVHQQVRGIYRLLGANDKFGLQISEGPHKDIPELQVAAFRWLNRFVKQDDTPIEHAAVKLFEPEQLKVFDKLPTDERNTTIHETFVAQETPRVPNSLNDWQQERDRWMQLLREKVFRGWPDDAGSVHVRPIFEAERDQLHFSAYDYNSQETVPLRLYLLRPAGDERSAYVAVNVLDDQGWSDFLATLRGGFAQLLTEEAGDRADASGYQTLQKIILANKIAVAFVAPRGVGPTAFDPTPKKQIQNRRRYYLLGQTLDGMQVWDVRRAVQALRTLPELRGVPMQLDGARQAAGLALYASLFEPDIQQLNLQQMSSTHREGPYFLNVMRWFDVPHATLMAAERSRVVLNQPADENWQYAQDTIAKLGSNTFRLEFKAQTAAGK
- a CDS encoding ABC transporter ATP-binding protein translates to MQLVFDKVTKYYGPVLGVNNVSCALGPGITGLLGSNGAGKSTLIKLASGQIRPRLGSVTLDGVSAWSTRAKRLFGYCPDVNSFYEEMTVGEFVLAMTSLYGYSRRESRQRTDRALEEVEMTKLSRRKLAACSHGMRQRVKLAQALVHDPPLLLLDEPLTGIDPGGRHHMNQLLRRQAAQGKTIVVSTHLLDEVDAVADQIMFVSRGRLMALGDVTEIRQHLSREPLLVAIDTAEPRSLAARLVNLVEVVTVALRDGGIDVSVSNPAPFFASLGGLLGDERWRVSRVETLDANTAAVFGYLERRAP
- a CDS encoding ABC transporter permease subunit, whose product is MMHLRAWLMLLWLSFRRLLWSRSTLMVWFPLVVFGVTVWRYELGRTIDLGWAFNYFSGRLIFFGFASVVLPLCVVAFSATSIGGDREDRTLLFILIRPISRPAILAAKWVATLPLTLGLIAVSFALACRLAGDVGRVAFPLYLGPLLALAAAYGALFLMFSVLFRHATIAALIYTVFFETMLGNAPGIVKRLAINYYARSWMHSVGMPEGLRRDLFESIDVASAQWALLTWTVVPLLIAAVVFARREYRDLS
- a CDS encoding helix-turn-helix transcriptional regulator codes for the protein MRMPKSLIPLGSAIRARRERLKLSQEELAERCGFDRTYISMLERGKRNPSLLNLIRLVKGLETSVSKLTEVYDGFEAAE